CGTTCTGACCCAGGCGCATGAGCAGGGTGGCCAGGTTGAGGCGCGCTTCAAGGTAGTAGGAGCTTTCCTTCGGAATCTGCCGGTAGTTGTCCAGCGCCTCGGGGATTTTGTTCAGCCGCGCCAGGCACACGGCCGCCAGATAGCGGGCCTGGTTGTTCTTCGGCTCTTTTTCGAGCACCAGATTGAACTGCGCCAGCGCGTCGACCGTCCGGCCCTGGTGAAAGAGCACCACGCCGCGCGTAATGGTGGTGTCCGCGGTGCCGCCGCCGAGCAGCTCCAGGCGCTGAGTTTCCGCCATGGCGGCGTCCGGGTTGTTGGTGCGCAGGTGCAGGCCGATGAGCTGGCGGTGCAGGGCACGGTCGTCCGGATTGAGTTCGATCGCGCGCTGGTAGGCGACGATCGCGGCGGGGCGGTCGCCCAGGCCCTCGCAGGCGAAACCCAGGCCGATCCAGCCGCGGGCGAATTCCGGTTCGAGCTCGGTCACCTTGGTGAAATATTTTTTCGCCGCGGCCCATTGTTCGTCGACCAGGTTCAGGCGGCCCAGCTCGAAGAACGATTGATAGGCTTCGGGATTGCGCTTGGTGAATTGCTCGAGGGCTTTTTCGGCTTTGCGGTTTTCGCCGGTTTCCTCGTAGAGCCCCGCGATGAAAATCGCGGCCATCTCGTAATCGGGCTTCAGATCCAGGATGGTCCGATAAATTTCGATGGCTTCCTCGCGCTTGCCGGTGGCGGCCAGGACGCCCGCCTTCAACGCCAGCGTCTCGACGTCCCGGGGAGCCTGTTGCAGCGCCAATTCGATCTCGCCCATGGCCTGATCGATCGCGCCGCTCTGAATCAGGATGATCGCCTTGAGGCGGAGGATTTCCGGAATGACGTAACCCAGTTCCTGGATCCGGTCGAAAAGCTGAAAGGCGAGCGGGGCATTGCCTTCCTGCAGGGAGAGATAGCCCTGGGACAGTAAAAACAGCAGCCGCGCCTTGTCGATCATCGACGGCTCGTGGTTGGCGGTCGCCGGCGTTTCCGGCTTGACGCCGGTGGTGGCGCAGGCGGCGACGACGAGCAGCAGGCAGAGCAATCCGAAAAGTTGTTTTTTCATCTAATTGTCAGTCCTTGAAGCAGACCCGTTTGGAAAAACTTAGCACCGGCGGCGAGCCTGGGCAAGCAGCGCGGAAGCAAATAACGAGCGCTTTCCTTTCTGGGGCGCGGCCGAATTCGCGCGCGCCGAGATAACGCGGGAACCGGAGCGGCCTTGTAAGCCGGGTTCTGTACGCTTGGCGCCCGTTCCCGCCGACGGGCGGCCAAGGCAGTGACCATTCGTCTACGACGGCGGTTGCCCGCCGCCTCCAGCGGCTCATTGAACGCTCGGGCGGACCTCCCTCAAACGCGTTCGCTCGGCCTTGCATCGGGTGGGGTTTACCGCACCGCCGGTTCCCCGGCTGTCGTGGGTGCGCTCTTACCGCACCATTTCACCTTTGCCTGTGCCCCGCGGAGCGGGGCCATCGGCCGTGTCATTTCTGTGGCACTTTCCCTAGGGTCGCCCCCGCCTGCCGTTAGCAGGCACCTGGTCCGCGATGCCCGGACTTTCCTCCCGCGATCCGCGGATCGCCGGCGGTCACCCCGGCCGCTCCGGTTCTGTTTTGTTGATAACGAGAAACTAATCCTCG
This region of Myxococcales bacterium genomic DNA includes:
- a CDS encoding tetratricopeptide repeat protein, which codes for MKKQLFGLLCLLLVVAACATTGVKPETPATANHEPSMIDKARLLFLLSQGYLSLQEGNAPLAFQLFDRIQELGYVIPEILRLKAIILIQSGAIDQAMGEIELALQQAPRDVETLALKAGVLAATGKREEAIEIYRTILDLKPDYEMAAIFIAGLYEETGENRKAEKALEQFTKRNPEAYQSFFELGRLNLVDEQWAAAKKYFTKVTELEPEFARGWIGLGFACEGLGDRPAAIVAYQRAIELNPDDRALHRQLIGLHLRTNNPDAAMAETQRLELLGGGTADTTITRGVVLFHQGRTVDALAQFNLVLEKEPKNNQARYLAAVCLARLNKIPEALDNYRQIPKESSYYLEARLNLATLLMRLGQNGNALVELDLLEKDFPNELDVLRTRGSVLSSMGRFEQAEEVLQRALKLQPDDPESIYSLAVLYERSGRWKQGVQVMEKRLDKDPNDVDALNFIGYTLADHNADLSRAEKLLAKAVKMKPYSGHIVDSYGWALYRMGRYDQAIENLKHALELEPSEAVIAEHIGDAYAAKGDASQAREYWRKAMTLNPEPDTSARLKGKLGE